A genomic stretch from Podospora pseudoanserina strain CBS 124.78 chromosome 3, whole genome shotgun sequence includes:
- a CDS encoding hypothetical protein (EggNog:ENOG503PFFA), producing MGPVYTFLHNHIYRRWFKPYRTEIEGRCFLCKLLYLKDAYHTHYAESDHLDPTQDSIDEFISLNKALYAAVEAYPKLYLTEPIVRRKYEMSNERGCRETIARENPTQRYVLQHLFKALLLIVVPVRCRYQPSAEIGSLPVFLVRTGMEGDLSAPIDFQAIPQDKILTFATKLNENVIKVALKTAVDFLSALESREVAAVGLRPDPGMGLGKSMIGMQWTTMKRERRNMRQIKEGNYHLPPDGNFIWYGITEEEYKRRTGEK from the coding sequence ATGGGGCCGGTCTATACTTTTCTTCACAATCACATCTATCGCCGATGGTTCAAACCGTATCGAACCGAGATTGAAGGGCGGTGCTTCCTTTGCAAACTTCTCTACCTCAAAGATGCATACCACACACACTATGCAGAAAGCGACCACCTCGACCCCACGCAAGATTCTATCGACGAGTTCATCTCACTCAACAAGGCCCTCTATGCTGCCGTCGAGGCTTATCCGAAACTTTATCTCACAGAACCCATTGTCCGGAGGAAATACGAGATGAGCAACGAAAGAGGCTGCAGAGAAACTATCGCCAGGGAAAATCCAACCCAGCGCTATGTTCTCCAACATCTGTTTAAGGCTCTTCTCTTGATCGTTGTTCCTGTTCGTTGTCGGTACCAGCCATCAGCAGAGATTGGCAGCCTGCCAGTCTTTCTGGTCCGGACGGGGATGGAGGGAGACTTGAGCGCACCCATTGATTTCCAGGCTATCCCACAAGACAAGATCCTGACCTTTGCCACCAAGCTCAACGAGAATGTGATTAAGGTTGCTCTCAAAACCGCAGTTGACTTTCTCAGTGCCCTTGAGTCAAGGGAAGTAGCGGCAGTTGGGTTGAGGCCTGATCCAGGGATGGGGCTGGGAAAGAGTATGATAGGAATGCAATGGACAACCATGAAGAGGGAGCGTCGGAACATGAGACAGATAAAGGAGGGCAATTACCACCTGCCTCCTGATGGTAATTTTATCTGGTATGGGATAACTGAAGAGGAATACAAGCGGAGAACGGGTGAGAAATGA